The Clostridia bacterium sequence ACCATTCCAATAGATTTTATTCATACACCTCTGGCTTCAATACAGATATATAGGGAAGGTTTCTGTATTTTTCAGCATAATCCAACCCATATCCAACGACAAACTCATCGGATATTTCAAACCCCTTATAATCTATCTCTACAGGTATCTCTCTCCTGTCCGGTTTATCCAAAAATGAACATATCTTGACACTGGCCGGCCCTCTAGCCAATAAATTCTCTTTAAGATAATGGAGGGTCAATCCCGTATCAACTATATCCTCAATGATAAGCACATGTTTACCTTCAATGCTTGTTTCCAAATCTTTGAGTATCCTCACCGCTCCAGATGATTCTGTACCGTTGCCATAGCTGGATACAACCATAAAATCCATAACTAAAGGCATGTCTATACATCTGGCAAGGTCTGCATAAAACATGACAGCTCCTTTCAATATACCTACCAGAATCAATTCTCTCCCATGATAATCTTTAGATATTTTTTTGCCTAACTCTTCTACCTTTTTCTTTAACTGTTGCTCTGAAATAAGTACGTTTTTTAAATCTTCTTCCATGTCTGTCCTCCCAATAAATTTATTGCGCTTATTTTATTTGTTATTATATTCTAATACTAATATTTTTATTGTGTTAGTGTCAACCTTAAAATCCTTATTGATAACTTTCCCCGGAATCCAAATTATTTGATTCCCCGATGCCAGCATCGGTATATTTGCTCTTTGATATGCCGGAATCTTCTTTTCAATAAAATATTTTTTTATCTTCTTTTTCCCCTTCATCCCATCAAACAAAATATAGTCTCCAGGCCTTCTGTTCCTCATAACAATATATTTCTCTCTACTGAGCTTATCCAAATCAAGTGCTGCTTTATAACTATTCTTTCTATTCTCTATAAAATCAGACTTATTGATAATATTTGCAACAACCTCTCCATGTATTTCGTTTATATACGTACTGCCTGGGATGACTAAATGGTATTCAAAATCTTTAACTCCACCCATATAGCATTGTGCCTTACCGATCACCAACTTGTTGAACGATCTGCTGATAGATATACCGCCTGGCAAATCTATTCTCTTCCCTGATTGAGACGATCGGGCAAGCTGTATTGCATCTTCTATATGTATATAGTTTATACCCATAAGATGCCCTTTTAATCTCTTTATCGCCCACCTTATCAACCTTTTTTTAACAGCAACATGCTGTTTTTTAAATTCAAATATATCTATCTCCACACAGGTCTGCTGGGAATTCACCTGAGCTATCTGCGTAAACACCTTGAAAGTTTGCTGCTCAATATATTGATCTTCTTCACGCAATGTTTGAGATAGCCTGGCAAGAGTATCCACAATATTGGGATTAAACTCCTTTTCTATATAGGGCATTAATTCCAGTCTTATCTTATTGCGGGTATATAACCTTTGATAATTGGTATAATCCCTTCTATAATTCAATCCGTTTTCGCTACAATATTTCTCTATTTCATCCCTATCAACATCTATCAAAGGCCTTATAATACCCGGCTGACGCACTGGTTCAATGCCTACAAGCCCCTTGATTCCAGTCCCCCTTAACATTCTCATTATAACAGTTTCAGCTTGATCATTCTTATTATGGGCTATCGCAATTCTGTCTGCATCAAGTTTTTGCTTTAAATCATAAAAAAATTTATATCTTATTTCCCTGCCTGCTTCTTCTTCGGATAGTGAGTTAAGTATAGCATATTGTTCCATATCCGCTTCCTTAATATACAAAGGTATACCCCACTCTTTACACAGACCGCCTACAAATTTAGCATCTTCAGTTGATCCTCCGCCCCTGGTCATATGGTCCACATGTGCTACAAAAATCTTCAATGAATATTCCGATTTTAGCCTTAAAAATAAATGAAGCAAACTCAGAGAGTCCGCTCCTCCTGAAACAGCAACTATCACCCTGTCTCCAGTTTCTAGCATGCTGTATCTTTCAATTGTACGTTTAACCTGTTCCATCATAATTAGCAAACCATCCTTTAAGATCAATGGGAATTTGTATAAATTTTGCC is a genomic window containing:
- the tilS gene encoding tRNA lysidine(34) synthetase TilS, whose product is MMEQVKRTIERYSMLETGDRVIVAVSGGADSLSLLHLFLRLKSEYSLKIFVAHVDHMTRGGGSTEDAKFVGGLCKEWGIPLYIKEADMEQYAILNSLSEEEAGREIRYKFFYDLKQKLDADRIAIAHNKNDQAETVIMRMLRGTGIKGLVGIEPVRQPGIIRPLIDVDRDEIEKYCSENGLNYRRDYTNYQRLYTRNKIRLELMPYIEKEFNPNIVDTLARLSQTLREEDQYIEQQTFKVFTQIAQVNSQQTCVEIDIFEFKKQHVAVKKRLIRWAIKRLKGHLMGINYIHIEDAIQLARSSQSGKRIDLPGGISISRSFNKLVIGKAQCYMGGVKDFEYHLVIPGSTYINEIHGEVVANIINKSDFIENRKNSYKAALDLDKLSREKYIVMRNRRPGDYILFDGMKGKKKIKKYFIEKKIPAYQRANIPMLASGNQIIWIPGKVINKDFKVDTNTIKILVLEYNNK
- the hpt gene encoding hypoxanthine phosphoribosyltransferase — translated: MEEDLKNVLISEQQLKKKVEELGKKISKDYHGRELILVGILKGAVMFYADLARCIDMPLVMDFMVVSSYGNGTESSGAVRILKDLETSIEGKHVLIIEDIVDTGLTLHYLKENLLARGPASVKICSFLDKPDRREIPVEIDYKGFEISDEFVVGYGLDYAEKYRNLPYISVLKPEVYE